One window from the genome of Mycolicibacterium gadium encodes:
- a CDS encoding LppP/LprE family lipoprotein: MSLVPVTCPTRRAACPIVEAGFGTVRNVKSAVKICLVTVAVASAVAGCGSSDSTASKTPGPPPVSTPPPAGAPAPSAPAAAPAAEADPCDVDLAAPEIASAVSVLPRDPRSNQGWYPVPLAGNYNRCAQLSVVIVKANTNAENPNTRAVMFHLGQFIPSGVPDTYGFNGIDNAVTTGDTVALRYSNGISGLDSVVRFRWNGNGVELIGNTG; the protein is encoded by the coding sequence ATGAGTCTAGTGCCCGTAACGTGCCCGACCCGCCGCGCGGCCTGCCCGATCGTCGAGGCGGGTTTCGGTACGGTGCGCAACGTGAAGTCGGCGGTCAAGATTTGTTTGGTGACGGTCGCAGTGGCATCCGCAGTGGCCGGGTGCGGGTCCAGCGACTCCACCGCGTCCAAAACCCCCGGGCCGCCTCCCGTGAGCACGCCGCCCCCGGCGGGTGCACCCGCGCCGTCGGCGCCTGCAGCGGCCCCGGCCGCCGAAGCCGATCCGTGTGACGTCGACCTGGCCGCACCCGAGATCGCCAGCGCGGTGTCGGTACTGCCGCGTGATCCACGAAGCAATCAAGGCTGGTATCCGGTCCCGCTGGCCGGCAACTACAACCGGTGCGCGCAGCTGTCGGTGGTGATCGTGAAGGCCAACACCAATGCGGAGAACCCCAACACCCGCGCGGTCATGTTCCACCTCGGCCAGTTCATCCCGTCCGGAGTGCCGGATACGTATGGCTTCAACGGCATCGACAACGCCGTGACCACCGGGGACACCGTCGCCCTGCGCTACTCCAACGGAATCTCCGGGCTGGACAGCGTGGTGCGGTTCCGCTGGAACGGCAACGGTGTCGAGCTGATCGGCAACACGGGTTAG
- a CDS encoding DEAD/DEAH box helicase, with the protein MTSPDPDENRAELTFEDLQMHPSVLQAVHEVGYESPSAIQAATIPAMLKGSDVVGLAQTGTGKTAAFAIPILSKIDTDSRTTQALVLAPTRELALQVAEAFSRYGAHLRVNVLPVYGGSSYGPQLAGLKRGAQIVVGTPGRVIDHLEKGTLDLTHLDYLVLDEADEMLQMGFAEDVERILADTPEYKQVALFSATMPPAIKKITSKYLHDPVEVTVKSKTQTAENITQRYVQVSHQRKMDALTRLLEVEQGDAMIVFVRTKQATEEVAEKLRARGFSAAAINGDIPQAVRERTINSLKDGSLDILVATDVAARGLDVERISHVLNYDIPHDPESYVHRIGRTGRAGRSGTALLFVTPRERHLLKSIERVTRQKLVEIELPSVDDVNEKRVAKFLDSITEALNAPGIDLFRQLIEGYERDNDVPLADIAAALALQSRDGEEFLMTEPPPEKRRERPDRGPREDGPRKPRERRGDFATYRIAVGKRHKVMPGAIVGAIANEGGLHRSDFGHISIRPDHSLVELPAKLSRETMKALEHTRIQGILINLQPDRPPRKGGKTGHKSK; encoded by the coding sequence ATGACGTCCCCCGACCCTGACGAGAACCGGGCAGAACTGACCTTCGAGGACCTGCAGATGCACCCATCGGTGCTGCAGGCCGTCCACGAGGTCGGCTACGAGTCGCCGTCGGCCATCCAGGCCGCGACCATCCCGGCGATGCTGAAAGGTTCGGACGTCGTCGGCCTGGCGCAGACCGGCACCGGCAAGACCGCGGCGTTCGCCATCCCGATCTTGTCGAAGATCGACACCGACAGCCGCACCACCCAGGCGCTGGTGCTGGCGCCCACTCGCGAACTCGCACTGCAGGTGGCCGAGGCGTTCAGCCGGTATGGCGCCCACCTGCGGGTCAACGTCCTGCCGGTGTACGGGGGATCCTCTTACGGGCCCCAACTCGCCGGGCTGAAGCGCGGTGCGCAGATCGTGGTCGGCACCCCGGGGCGTGTGATCGACCACCTGGAGAAGGGCACGCTCGACCTCACCCACCTCGACTATCTCGTGCTCGACGAGGCCGACGAGATGTTGCAGATGGGCTTCGCCGAGGACGTCGAGCGCATCCTGGCCGACACGCCCGAGTACAAGCAGGTCGCGTTGTTCTCGGCGACCATGCCGCCCGCGATCAAGAAGATCACGTCGAAGTACCTGCACGACCCGGTCGAAGTGACGGTCAAGTCCAAGACCCAGACCGCCGAGAACATCACGCAGCGGTATGTGCAGGTGTCGCACCAACGCAAGATGGACGCGCTGACCCGCCTGCTCGAGGTCGAGCAGGGCGACGCGATGATCGTGTTCGTCCGTACCAAGCAGGCCACCGAGGAAGTCGCCGAAAAGCTGCGGGCGCGTGGGTTTTCCGCCGCGGCGATCAACGGCGATATTCCGCAGGCGGTCCGCGAGCGCACCATCAACTCGCTCAAGGACGGCAGCCTCGACATCCTCGTCGCCACCGACGTGGCGGCACGCGGCCTGGACGTCGAACGCATTTCGCATGTGCTCAACTACGACATCCCGCACGACCCGGAGTCCTATGTGCACCGCATCGGACGCACCGGCCGGGCGGGCCGATCGGGTACCGCGTTGTTGTTCGTCACACCACGCGAACGCCATCTGCTCAAGTCCATTGAGCGGGTCACCAGGCAGAAGCTCGTCGAGATCGAGCTGCCCTCGGTGGACGACGTCAACGAAAAGCGCGTCGCCAAGTTCCTCGACTCGATCACCGAGGCTCTCAATGCGCCCGGAATCGATTTGTTCCGCCAGCTGATCGAGGGCTACGAGCGCGATAACGATGTGCCCCTTGCCGATATCGCCGCGGCCTTGGCGCTGCAGAGTCGTGACGGCGAAGAGTTCCTCATGACCGAGCCGCCACCGGAGAAGCGTCGCGAACGACCGGACCGCGGACCGCGCGAGGACGGTCCGCGTAAGCCACGCGAGCGACGGGGTGACTTCGCCACCTATCGGATCGCGGTCGGCAAGCGCCACAAGGTGATGCCGGGTGCGATCGTCGGCGCCATCGCGAACGAGGGTGGCTTGCACCGCAGCGACTTCGGGCACATCTCGATCCGGCCCGACCACTCTTTGGTGGAGCTGCCGGCCAAGCTGTCCCGTGAAACCATGAAAGCCCTCGAGCACACCCGTATTCAGGGCATTTTGATCAACCTACAACCTGATCGCCCGCCACGAAAAGGCGGGAAAACCGGCCACAAGTCCAAATGA
- a CDS encoding acyltransferase family protein, translating into MTLSNSVAQGGLESVGKAERVASLTGVRAVAALLVMLTHAAYTTGKYTHGYLGLVWSRAEIGVPVFFVLSGFLLFSPWVKAAATGDSPPSVRRYAWHRVRRIMPAYVVTVLAAYLLYHFRTAGPNPGHTWEGLFRNLTLTQIYTDNYLYSFLHQGLTQMWSLAVEVAFYIALPALAYLLLVVLCRGQWRPGLLLAGLGALALLTPAWLILVHTTDFLPDAARLWLPTYLVWFLGGMLLAALRPLGVRAYGLACIPLALVCYFIVSTPIGGEPTTSPAELREALVKAGFYAVIATLMVAPLALGDRGLYARFLSSRPMVFLGEISYEIFLIHLLTMELVMVEIVRYPIYTGSMWWLFIVTFVVTVPLAWLLHRVTRVRTP; encoded by the coding sequence ATGACCCTGTCGAACAGCGTCGCTCAAGGCGGACTGGAATCGGTTGGAAAGGCCGAGCGGGTCGCATCGCTCACCGGCGTCCGGGCGGTGGCGGCGCTGCTCGTCATGCTCACCCACGCCGCGTACACCACCGGCAAGTACACGCACGGCTACCTGGGTCTGGTGTGGTCGCGAGCGGAGATCGGCGTGCCGGTGTTCTTCGTGCTCTCGGGTTTTCTGCTCTTCAGCCCGTGGGTGAAGGCTGCCGCGACCGGTGATTCGCCGCCCTCGGTGCGCCGCTACGCCTGGCATCGGGTGCGGCGCATCATGCCGGCATACGTCGTCACGGTGCTCGCTGCGTATCTGCTCTACCACTTCCGCACGGCAGGACCCAACCCCGGCCACACCTGGGAAGGGTTGTTTCGCAACCTCACGCTGACCCAGATCTACACCGACAACTACCTCTATTCGTTTCTGCACCAAGGGCTTACGCAGATGTGGAGCCTGGCGGTCGAGGTGGCGTTCTACATCGCCCTACCGGCGCTGGCCTACCTACTGCTCGTGGTGCTGTGCCGCGGGCAATGGCGGCCGGGTCTGCTGTTGGCGGGTCTTGGCGCGTTGGCGTTGCTCACCCCGGCGTGGCTGATCCTGGTGCACACCACCGACTTCCTGCCCGATGCCGCGCGGTTGTGGTTGCCGACATACCTGGTGTGGTTCCTCGGCGGCATGCTTCTCGCGGCCCTGCGGCCGCTCGGGGTGAGGGCATATGGGCTGGCATGCATTCCGCTGGCGTTGGTCTGCTACTTCATCGTGTCCACGCCGATTGGCGGTGAGCCGACGACGTCACCGGCGGAACTGCGTGAGGCGTTGGTGAAGGCGGGCTTCTACGCGGTGATCGCCACGCTCATGGTGGCGCCGCTGGCGTTGGGGGATCGCGGCCTCTACGCGAGGTTCCTGTCGTCGCGGCCCATGGTCTTCCTCGGCGAGATCTCCTACGAGATCTTCCTGATCCACCTGCTCACGATGGAGCTGGTGATGGTCGAGATCGTGCGGTATCCGATCTACACCGGCTCGATGTGGTGGCTGTTCATCGTCACGTTCGTGGTGACGGTGCCGCTGGCCTGGCTGTTGCACCGCGTCACCCGCGTGCGCACCCCCTGA
- a CDS encoding arylsulfatase, producing the protein MPGSSVHDSGHSDAGGPPVRRDILPIPDVTHIGLTTYDARDPDTSYPPIKDVRPPATAPNVVVILIDDVGFGASSAFGGPCQTPNFEKLAAGGLKYNRFHTTALCSPTRQALLTGRNHHSVGMGNITETATAAPGYTSVLPNTKAPLALTLKLNGYSTAQFGKCHEVPVWQTSPAGPFTAWPTGGGGFEYFYGFIGGENNQWDPALYEGTTPIEPPKTPAEGYHLTEDLADKAITWVRQQKALLPDKPFFMYFAPGATHAPHHVPKEWIEKYKGKFAHGWDRQREITFERQKELGVIPPDAVLTPRDAEIPAWEDMDPALRPALEREMEVYAAFMEHTDHHVGRLLDVLEPLMDDTLIYVIVGDNGASAEGTLQGAFNEMANFNGMADIETPEFLMSKIDEFGGEGSYGHYAVGWAWAMDSPYQWTKQVASHWGGTRNGTIVHWPRGIKEKGGHRNQFSHVIDVAPTVLEAAGIPAPTMVNGVMQSPYEGTSMLYSFNDADAHERHETQYFEMFCNRGIYHKGWSAVTKHRTPWAMGGAVMPAFDDDVWELYDGNSDWTQANDLSKENPEKLHELQRLWLIEAVKYNVLPLDDRQIERINPTTAGRPSLIKGNSQLLFAGMGRLSENSVVDIKNKSFAVTSEVDVPADGAEGVIIAQGGRFGGWSLYAKDGRAKFHYNVLGIKSFDIEATEAMPTGTTQVRMEFEYDGGGMGRGGNVTLYYDGKKVGSGRVDQTQGFIFSADETTDVGYESGTTVSPDYTAHTSRFSGKIDWVRIDLGEDAKDADHYVDPDERFRIAMARQ; encoded by the coding sequence ATGCCCGGTTCGTCAGTGCACGACAGTGGCCACTCCGACGCAGGGGGACCCCCTGTGCGGCGCGACATCCTTCCCATCCCGGACGTAACGCATATCGGCTTGACGACCTACGACGCGAGAGATCCGGACACCAGCTACCCACCGATCAAGGATGTGCGTCCACCCGCGACGGCTCCCAACGTGGTCGTGATCCTGATCGACGACGTCGGGTTCGGCGCGAGCAGCGCGTTCGGCGGCCCCTGCCAGACACCCAATTTCGAAAAGCTGGCAGCGGGGGGGTTGAAATACAACCGATTCCATACCACGGCGTTGTGTTCGCCGACGCGTCAGGCCTTGCTCACCGGCCGCAACCATCATTCGGTGGGTATGGGGAACATAACTGAAACTGCCACTGCGGCACCGGGTTACACCTCGGTACTGCCGAATACCAAGGCGCCGCTGGCGTTGACCTTGAAGCTCAACGGCTATTCGACGGCGCAGTTCGGCAAGTGCCACGAGGTCCCCGTGTGGCAGACCAGTCCCGCGGGCCCGTTCACCGCGTGGCCGACGGGCGGCGGCGGATTCGAGTATTTCTACGGCTTCATCGGCGGCGAGAACAATCAGTGGGACCCTGCGCTGTATGAGGGCACGACCCCGATCGAGCCACCGAAGACCCCGGCCGAGGGCTACCACCTCACAGAGGATTTGGCTGACAAGGCGATCACCTGGGTCCGGCAGCAGAAGGCGCTCTTGCCGGACAAGCCCTTCTTCATGTACTTCGCGCCAGGTGCCACACACGCGCCGCACCACGTCCCCAAGGAGTGGATCGAGAAGTACAAGGGCAAGTTCGCTCACGGCTGGGATAGGCAGCGCGAGATCACCTTCGAGCGCCAGAAAGAACTGGGCGTCATTCCGCCAGACGCCGTGCTGACGCCGCGCGACGCGGAGATTCCGGCCTGGGAGGACATGGACCCGGCGCTGCGGCCGGCGCTCGAGCGCGAGATGGAGGTGTACGCCGCCTTCATGGAGCACACCGACCACCACGTCGGCCGGCTGCTCGATGTCTTGGAGCCACTGATGGACGACACCCTCATCTACGTCATCGTCGGTGACAATGGCGCCTCGGCGGAGGGAACGCTGCAGGGCGCATTCAACGAGATGGCGAACTTCAACGGGATGGCTGACATCGAGACTCCCGAATTTCTGATGTCGAAGATCGATGAGTTCGGCGGTGAGGGCTCTTATGGCCACTATGCCGTGGGCTGGGCATGGGCGATGGACTCGCCTTATCAGTGGACCAAACAGGTGGCGTCGCACTGGGGCGGCACCCGGAACGGCACGATTGTGCACTGGCCCAGGGGGATCAAGGAAAAGGGCGGTCACCGCAACCAGTTCAGCCACGTCATCGACGTCGCGCCGACGGTGCTGGAGGCGGCAGGCATCCCGGCGCCGACGATGGTCAATGGCGTGATGCAGAGCCCCTACGAGGGGACGAGCATGCTGTACAGCTTCAATGACGCCGATGCGCACGAGCGGCACGAGACGCAGTACTTCGAAATGTTCTGCAATCGCGGCATCTATCACAAGGGGTGGAGCGCGGTCACCAAGCATCGCACACCGTGGGCGATGGGCGGCGCGGTGATGCCGGCCTTCGACGACGATGTCTGGGAGCTTTACGACGGAAACAGCGACTGGACCCAAGCCAACGACCTGTCGAAGGAAAACCCGGAGAAACTACATGAGCTGCAGCGGCTTTGGCTGATCGAGGCAGTCAAGTACAACGTCCTTCCGCTCGACGACCGCCAGATCGAGCGCATCAACCCCACGACCGCCGGTCGGCCGTCATTGATCAAGGGCAACAGCCAATTGCTGTTCGCGGGCATGGGGCGGCTATCGGAGAACAGCGTCGTCGACATCAAGAACAAATCGTTCGCGGTCACCTCCGAGGTGGACGTGCCCGCCGACGGTGCGGAGGGCGTGATCATCGCCCAGGGCGGTCGGTTCGGGGGCTGGAGTCTCTACGCCAAGGACGGTCGGGCCAAGTTCCACTACAACGTGCTCGGTATCAAATCCTTTGACATCGAGGCGACGGAAGCCATGCCGACCGGAACCACCCAGGTACGCATGGAGTTCGAGTACGACGGCGGCGGGATGGGTAGGGGCGGCAATGTGACGCTCTACTACGACGGCAAAAAGGTCGGAAGCGGCCGCGTCGACCAAACGCAGGGCTTCATCTTCTCGGCCGACGAGACGACCGACGTCGGTTACGAATCGGGCACCACCGTCAGCCCCGACTACACCGCCCACACCAGCAGGTTCAGCGGCAAGATCGACTGGGTGCGGATCGACCTCGGCGAAGATGCCAAGGACGCCGACCATTACGTCGACCCCGATGAACGCTTCCGGATTGCGATGGCGCGGCAATAG
- a CDS encoding heme-binding protein yields MVISGHAARRAVVAVIGSGAVSGAMLFGGSAMAFAQPTPAPPPPAPAAPPPGCTAADLAQASGVVGTATGQYLFTHPDVNNFFTSLRGLPNEELRGRVQTYMDANPQVQAELNAIRQPVTDLRNRCDAPAPLDR; encoded by the coding sequence ATGGTGATATCGGGACACGCTGCACGGCGTGCAGTGGTTGCAGTGATCGGTAGCGGGGCGGTGTCCGGCGCAATGCTCTTCGGGGGCTCCGCGATGGCATTTGCTCAACCCACGCCCGCCCCGCCGCCTCCGGCGCCTGCGGCCCCGCCGCCCGGGTGCACGGCCGCCGACCTGGCGCAGGCGTCGGGCGTAGTCGGCACGGCGACGGGGCAGTACCTGTTCACCCACCCGGACGTCAACAACTTCTTCACCAGCCTCCGTGGGCTGCCGAACGAGGAACTCCGCGGCAGGGTGCAGACCTATATGGACGCCAATCCTCAGGTTCAAGCCGAGCTCAACGCGATCCGTCAGCCGGTGACGGATCTGAGGAATCGCTGCGACGCGCCGGCCCCTTTGGATAGGTAA
- a CDS encoding TetR/AcrR family transcriptional regulator has protein sequence MAGDWLAARRTEVAADRILDAAGELFAAKEAATVGMHEIASAAGCSRATLYRYFENREALYTAYVHREAYRLYREMTDQITALVDPRERLIEGMIASLRNVRESPALASWFATTQRPIGAEMAEESEVIKALTEAFVISLGPDNPELVAHRSRWLVRVMTSLMLFPGHDEEDERAMLEEFVVPIVLPAARERLG, from the coding sequence ATGGCCGGCGACTGGCTGGCGGCGCGGCGCACCGAGGTCGCCGCCGACCGGATCCTCGACGCGGCGGGTGAACTGTTCGCGGCAAAAGAGGCCGCGACCGTCGGCATGCACGAAATCGCCTCCGCCGCGGGGTGTTCGCGCGCGACGCTGTACCGGTACTTCGAGAACCGTGAAGCGCTCTACACCGCGTACGTGCACCGAGAGGCCTACCGGCTCTATCGCGAGATGACCGATCAGATCACCGCGCTGGTCGATCCGCGTGAGCGTCTGATCGAAGGCATGATCGCCTCACTGCGCAATGTTCGCGAAAGTCCTGCGCTGGCATCGTGGTTCGCGACGACGCAGCGACCGATCGGCGCGGAGATGGCCGAGGAATCTGAGGTCATCAAGGCGTTGACCGAGGCGTTTGTCATCTCGCTGGGACCCGACAACCCCGAGCTGGTCGCGCACCGGTCACGCTGGCTGGTGCGCGTCATGACGTCGCTGATGCTGTTCCCCGGGCATGACGAGGAGGACGAGCGGGCGATGCTCGAAGAGTTCGTCGTGCCTATCGTGCTGCCCGCGGCACGCGAGCGGCTGGGCTGA
- a CDS encoding cytochrome P450: MTATLSQSSPVRFQLATASTWANPWGMYRALRDHDPVHHVVPDDRPDHDYYVMSRHADIFAAARDHETYSSAQGLTVNYGELDLIGLADNPPMVMQDPPVHTEFRRLVSRGFTPRQVEAVEPKVREYVKERVERIHANGGGDIVAELFKPLPSMVVAHYLGVPEGDRDKFDGWTDAIVAANTAEGGIGGALGNLGDALGEMMAYFTALIEKRRVEPEDDTVSHLVAAGVGADGDIAGVLSILAFTFTMVTGGNDTTTGMLGGSVQLLHQRPDQRKLLADNADLIPDAIDEFLRLTSPVQMLGRTVTRDVTVGDTTIPEGRRVMLLYGSATRDERQYGDDAGELDVTRKPRNILTFSHGAHHCLGAAAARMQSRVALTELLARIPDFEVDEDGIVWAGGSYVRRPLSVPFTVIR, from the coding sequence ATGACGGCAACTCTGTCTCAGAGCTCACCGGTTCGTTTTCAGCTAGCCACCGCCAGCACCTGGGCCAACCCATGGGGTATGTACCGGGCGCTGCGTGACCACGACCCCGTCCACCACGTCGTGCCCGACGACAGGCCCGACCACGACTACTACGTCATGTCGCGGCATGCCGATATCTTCGCGGCAGCGCGCGACCACGAGACCTACTCCTCGGCTCAGGGTTTGACGGTCAACTACGGCGAACTCGATCTCATCGGCCTGGCCGACAACCCGCCGATGGTCATGCAAGACCCGCCGGTGCACACTGAGTTCCGCAGGCTGGTGTCGCGTGGCTTCACACCCCGTCAGGTCGAGGCCGTCGAGCCCAAGGTGCGCGAGTATGTGAAAGAGCGAGTCGAGCGCATCCACGCCAACGGCGGCGGCGACATCGTCGCCGAACTGTTCAAGCCGCTGCCGTCGATGGTCGTCGCTCATTATCTCGGCGTGCCGGAAGGCGACCGTGACAAGTTCGACGGCTGGACTGACGCGATCGTCGCGGCCAATACCGCTGAAGGTGGCATCGGCGGAGCGCTCGGAAATCTCGGTGACGCGCTCGGCGAGATGATGGCCTACTTCACCGCGCTGATCGAAAAGCGTCGCGTCGAACCCGAGGACGATACGGTCTCGCACCTCGTGGCGGCGGGCGTCGGCGCGGACGGCGACATCGCCGGTGTGCTGTCGATTCTCGCGTTCACCTTCACCATGGTCACCGGCGGCAACGACACCACGACCGGCATGCTCGGCGGCTCCGTGCAACTGCTGCACCAGCGACCCGACCAGCGAAAGCTGCTGGCCGACAACGCCGATCTGATCCCCGACGCGATCGATGAGTTCCTGCGTCTCACCTCGCCGGTCCAGATGCTCGGCCGGACGGTGACCCGCGACGTCACGGTCGGAGACACCACCATCCCCGAGGGACGGCGCGTGATGCTCCTCTACGGATCGGCCACCCGCGACGAACGCCAGTACGGCGACGATGCGGGTGAGCTCGACGTGACGCGTAAACCACGCAACATCCTCACCTTCAGCCACGGCGCGCACCACTGCCTCGGTGCCGCCGCCGCCCGGATGCAGTCCCGCGTAGCGCTGACCGAGCTCCTGGCGCGGATCCCCGACTTCGAGGTCGACGAGGACGGGATCGTCTGGGCCGGAGGTAGTTACGTGCGTCGGCCGCTGTCGGTTCCGTTCACGGTCATCCGCTGA
- a CDS encoding FAD-binding oxidoreductase, translated as MSADALADLTAELPEGAVVTDPDILASYRQDRAFDPNAGTPLAVVRPRCTEDVQATLRWASANHVAIVPRGMGTGLSGGATALNGAIVLTTEKMRDITVDPVTRTAVAQPGLLNAEVKAAVAEHGLWYPPDPSSFEICSIGGNIATNAGGLCCVKYGVTTDYVLGLQVVLADGTAVRLGGPRLKDVAGLSLTKLFVGSEGTLGVITEVTLRLLPPQRVASTVVATFDSVEAAAQSVVTITGKMRPSMLEFMDSASINAVEDKLRMGLDRTAAAMMVAATDDRGATGVEDAEFMAEVFTKYGAKEVFTTADPDEGEAFVAARRFCIPAVEMKGSLLLEDVGVPLPALAELVGGVAKIAANHDLLISVIAHAGDGNTHPLIVYDPADTAMTERAHQAFGEIMDLAVGLGGTITGEHGVGRLKRPWLEGQIGPDAMELNRRIKAALDPDNILNPGAAI; from the coding sequence ATGAGTGCGGATGCGCTGGCCGACCTGACCGCCGAGCTCCCCGAAGGTGCAGTCGTCACCGATCCCGACATCCTGGCGTCCTACCGCCAGGACCGCGCCTTCGACCCGAATGCGGGAACACCACTGGCCGTAGTGCGGCCGCGATGCACCGAAGACGTGCAGGCGACGCTGCGGTGGGCAAGCGCCAATCACGTGGCCATCGTGCCCCGCGGGATGGGCACCGGATTGTCCGGCGGCGCAACCGCGTTGAACGGCGCGATCGTGCTGACCACCGAGAAGATGCGTGACATCACCGTCGACCCGGTGACACGCACGGCCGTCGCGCAGCCCGGCCTGCTCAACGCCGAGGTGAAGGCCGCGGTCGCCGAGCACGGGCTGTGGTATCCGCCGGATCCGTCGTCGTTCGAAATCTGTTCCATCGGCGGCAATATCGCCACCAATGCCGGCGGGCTGTGCTGTGTGAAGTACGGCGTCACCACGGACTACGTCCTCGGGCTGCAGGTGGTCTTGGCCGACGGCACTGCGGTGCGGCTCGGCGGTCCGCGCCTGAAGGATGTCGCCGGGCTTTCACTGACCAAACTGTTCGTCGGCAGCGAGGGCACGCTCGGCGTGATCACCGAGGTGACACTTCGCCTGCTTCCGCCGCAGCGGGTGGCCAGCACCGTCGTCGCCACGTTCGATTCCGTCGAGGCCGCAGCGCAATCCGTCGTCACCATCACCGGCAAGATGCGGCCGTCGATGTTGGAGTTCATGGATTCGGCGTCGATCAACGCCGTCGAGGACAAGCTGCGGATGGGATTGGACCGGACCGCCGCCGCGATGATGGTCGCGGCGACCGACGACCGCGGCGCCACCGGAGTCGAGGATGCCGAGTTCATGGCTGAGGTATTCACCAAATACGGGGCGAAAGAAGTGTTCACGACCGCGGATCCCGACGAGGGTGAGGCGTTCGTCGCGGCCCGAAGATTCTGCATACCCGCCGTCGAGATGAAGGGCTCGCTGCTGCTCGAGGACGTCGGCGTTCCGCTTCCCGCGCTGGCAGAGCTGGTCGGCGGCGTGGCGAAGATCGCCGCGAATCACGACCTGTTGATCTCGGTGATCGCGCACGCCGGCGACGGCAACACCCACCCGCTGATCGTCTATGACCCCGCGGACACCGCGATGACCGAACGCGCCCACCAAGCGTTCGGCGAGATCATGGATCTGGCCGTCGGCCTCGGCGGCACGATCACCGGCGAACACGGCGTGGGCCGATTGAAGCGCCCCTGGCTCGAGGGACAGATCGGCCCGGATGCGATGGAGCTCAATCGGCGCATCAAGGCGGCGCTCGACCCCGACAACATCCTGAACCCCGGGGCCGCGATCTGA